Within Psychrobacter sp. DAB_AL43B, the genomic segment CGTTATACTACTGGTGCACTAAACCATTTACCCAAGCCGTTACTGAATTGGATATTGCGTAACAAACTGGATAAAAAGAAGTAGTTTTATTGAGTCAGTATAGCTACATTAATTCAACCAAACAGCCAGTAGAGTAGGGTAAATAACGGTACGCCAATCATTAAGCTGTCTATTCTATCTAATACGCCACCATGCCCAGCAAGCAATGTTCCTGTGTCTTTTACGCCGTGTTGGCGCTTAAATGCCGATTCTAATAAATCGCCAGCGATACCGCTGACCGCTAAGCCATAGGCCGCCAATAAACCTAATGACCAATCAAAAGGCGTTAGCCAAATACCGAGTAACGACGCCAATAGAGCCGCGAAAATGCTGCCAAAAATAGCACCTTCGATGCTTTTATTTGGGCTAATATTCGGCGCTAGACCGCGCTTAAATAATTTGCCTCCAAGTAATCGTCCGCATAAATATTGCGCAATGTCGTTAAACTGGCTGGCAAATAACACAAACAGCAACACACCATACTGCTCGCGTTGCCAAGCTAATTGCTGTAATGCAATCAGGCTAATAATTAATAAAATAAAAGCAGCACTAAATAGCAGATCTAATAAGTTTAGACGAGTATAAGAGTTGGTGGGTTTTAATTTTTTTTCAGCAGAGATGGATTTTGCTTGCAAGCCGCATGCTTGGAGTTTGAGAATAAGCCTTAATTTGCTATCTATACACCATAAACGTTTGATTTCATAGCTGCCGCGCAAACCGATTAATATAAAAAATGCGATGAGTAGCCATTGATGTGGATGAGATTGAAACTGTTGAGCATTATTGGTTATTTTAGCAATCAAATAACAGATGCAGAGCGCGGCTAACATCAGCCACCAAGAGCGCGCAATCAAATAAATCTTTGGTAGGCGCTTGCGTAGACTTGGTATCGCCAGTGTGCCCCACGTCAAACTGACTACTATCATAAGACCAATAACAAATAGCGTATCGGTAGCCATATATTCAACACTTTGATAGATAGAAATGGTA encodes:
- a CDS encoding phosphatidate cytidylyltransferase, which codes for MATDTLFVIGLMIVVSLTWGTLAIPSLRKRLPKIYLIARSWWLMLAALCICYLIAKITNNAQQFQSHPHQWLLIAFFILIGLRGSYEIKRLWCIDSKLRLILKLQACGLQAKSISAEKKLKPTNSYTRLNLLDLLFSAAFILLIISLIALQQLAWQREQYGVLLFVLFASQFNDIAQYLCGRLLGGKLFKRGLAPNISPNKSIEGAIFGSIFAALLASLLGIWLTPFDWSLGLLAAYGLAVSGIAGDLLESAFKRQHGVKDTGTLLAGHGGVLDRIDSLMIGVPLFTLLYWLFG